In 'Nostoc azollae' 0708, the following are encoded in one genomic region:
- a CDS encoding transketolase translates to MTTQEQLYQWQELAQQLRVDSIRATTIAGSGHPTSSMSSADLMAVFLSKYLRYDFDHPENPNSDRFILSKGHAAPLLYSMYKAAGVISDQELLSLRQSGSRLEGHPTPILPWVDVATGSLGQGLPIGVGVALAGKYLDQLPYNVWVLLGDGETAEGSIWEAFDHASHYTLDNLLAIIDVNRLGQRGQTELGWNTQAYGNRAKAFGWQAIEIDGHNLTEIDQAFSAAVAINDRPTVIIARTKKGKGVKALEDLGGWHGKALKQDQEQQAITELGGERHITITVDKPEEQSQPATLGVPQPLQLPIYQKGNKVATRRAYGDALLALGASQPDVVALDAEVSNSTYAEDFAEAFPERYFEMYIAEQQMIAAAVGLQVRKYKPFASTFAAFLTRGYDFIRMGAVSRANIKLVGSHGGVSIGQDGASQMGLEDLAAFRAVCNSTVLYPSDANQTAKLVPQMSNAPGIVYLRTTRESTPVIYGSEEQFSIGGSKVIHRSERDQATIIAAGITVHEALKAYDRLKNEGITARIIDAYSVKPIDVQTLHQAAKDTNGNLVVVEDHWPEGGLGAAVLDAFAGNSTTPAYKIPQLQIIKLAVQNMPTSGTPEELLHAAKIDADAIVEVVKSQVRRLVGVS, encoded by the coding sequence ATGACCACCCAAGAGCAACTATATCAATGGCAAGAACTAGCTCAACAGTTGCGTGTGGATAGTATTCGCGCTACAACGATCGCAGGTTCAGGTCATCCTACTTCTTCTATGTCTTCCGCTGATTTGATGGCGGTTTTTCTATCTAAATATCTTCGCTACGATTTTGATCATCCAGAAAATCCGAATAGCGATCGCTTTATTCTTTCCAAAGGACACGCTGCACCTCTACTATATTCCATGTATAAAGCTGCGGGGGTCATTTCTGACCAAGAATTACTATCATTGCGTCAGTCTGGTAGCCGTTTAGAAGGTCATCCCACACCAATTTTACCTTGGGTGGATGTGGCAACAGGTTCTCTCGGACAAGGTTTACCCATTGGTGTGGGGGTGGCTTTGGCAGGTAAATATTTAGACCAATTACCTTATAATGTTTGGGTATTATTGGGGGATGGTGAAACGGCTGAAGGTTCGATTTGGGAAGCTTTTGATCATGCTTCTCACTACACATTAGATAATCTGCTCGCCATTATTGATGTCAACCGGCTTGGTCAACGTGGTCAAACTGAATTAGGCTGGAATACACAAGCTTATGGCAATCGTGCTAAGGCTTTTGGTTGGCAAGCAATAGAAATTGATGGTCATAATTTAACAGAAATTGACCAAGCTTTTAGTGCAGCCGTGGCTATAAATGACCGTCCCACGGTGATTATTGCTAGGACAAAGAAAGGTAAAGGTGTGAAGGCTTTAGAAGATTTAGGTGGTTGGCATGGTAAAGCACTGAAACAGGATCAAGAACAACAAGCTATTACGGAACTAGGTGGAGAACGTCACATTACCATTACCGTTGATAAACCAGAAGAACAAAGCCAACCCGCTACACTGGGAGTACCTCAACCCCTACAACTTCCCATATATCAAAAAGGCAATAAAGTAGCCACCCGTCGCGCTTATGGAGATGCTTTATTAGCTTTAGGCGCATCGCAACCTGATGTGGTTGCTCTTGATGCGGAGGTGAGTAATTCCACTTATGCGGAAGATTTCGCCGAAGCTTTTCCAGAACGCTACTTTGAGATGTACATTGCTGAACAGCAAATGATAGCAGCCGCAGTAGGCTTGCAGGTCCGAAAATACAAACCCTTTGCTTCTACTTTTGCAGCTTTTTTAACTCGTGGTTACGACTTTATTAGGATGGGTGCGGTATCTCGTGCCAACATTAAGTTAGTTGGTTCTCATGGGGGTGTCTCCATTGGTCAAGATGGTGCTTCCCAAATGGGATTAGAAGATTTAGCAGCTTTTCGCGCTGTGTGTAATAGCACTGTATTGTATCCCAGTGATGCTAATCAGACTGCTAAACTAGTACCACAGATGAGTAATGCCCCTGGTATAGTTTACCTCCGCACCACCAGAGAAAGCACACCTGTAATTTATGGTAGTGAAGAACAATTTTCCATTGGTGGCAGCAAAGTTATCCACCGGTCCGAGCGCGACCAAGCCACAATTATTGCCGCAGGTATCACTGTACATGAAGCCCTCAAAGCTTATGACAGATTGAAAAATGAAGGGATCACAGCCCGTATTATTGATGCCTATTCCGTTAAACCCATTGATGTGCAAACACTACATCAAGCAGCAAAAGATACCAACGGTAATTTAGTAGTTGTAGAAGATCATTGGCCAGAAGGAGGATTAGGTGCGGCTGTCTTAGATGCCTTTGCTGGTAATAGTACCACCCCTGCCTACAAAATTCCGCAATTACAGATTATTAAACTTGCAGTTCAAAATATGCCAACTTCTGGAACTCCTGAAGAACTACTCCATGCTGCTAAAATTGATGCAGATGCCATTGTAGAAGTTGTGAAATCACAAGTTAGGCGACTGGTAGGAGTATCTTAG
- a CDS encoding proton extrusion protein PcxA has translation MNGKFSTQYTRVISQKIKESWRLFDQWFSNTPERAILEAYEAAQAIQRIEVEQFGGKKITHQSGNFSENVMAFWQGNLNRNLAIIRVRLAEFHVVLTFVNISDRSFLEKLKFIDEVISKYVDQNKIINEPIENSIRAGKKQLNSSEPAIFKEASATQRTGVFPRSISRTFNKIAQDFTPQAEEEFVKQYRTSRNRTIRAVKFFLILIIVPLLTQHFSKQLLVNPVVKHFRYEKTTQIFINSLMEEKALNELKTFEQGLKFRSLVRQAPEISSENFEANVKNKAIEIAEEFRNKTNGAISNLFADFISLISFAIVIVLSKKDIIFVQSFIDKLVYGLSDSAKAFLIILLTDIFVGFHSPHGWEILLEGFAEHLGLPASRNGIFLFIATFPVVLNTIFKYWIFSYLSRLSPSALATLKEMDE, from the coding sequence ATGAATGGTAAATTTTCTACTCAATATACAAGAGTAATCAGCCAAAAAATTAAAGAATCCTGGCGTTTATTTGATCAGTGGTTTTCAAATACTCCAGAAAGAGCTATTTTAGAAGCTTATGAAGCGGCACAAGCGATTCAAAGAATTGAAGTTGAGCAATTCGGTGGTAAAAAAATTACTCATCAATCAGGGAATTTTAGTGAAAATGTCATGGCTTTCTGGCAAGGAAATTTAAATAGGAATTTAGCTATTATTAGAGTTAGATTAGCAGAATTTCACGTAGTACTTACTTTTGTCAATATTTCAGATCGCAGCTTCTTAGAAAAACTCAAATTTATTGATGAAGTAATATCTAAATATGTCGATCAAAATAAAATCATTAACGAACCAATAGAAAATTCTATTCGGGCAGGTAAAAAACAGCTAAATTCATCGGAGCCAGCTATTTTTAAAGAAGCATCTGCAACTCAACGTACTGGTGTATTTCCCAGGTCAATTAGTAGAACTTTTAATAAAATTGCTCAAGATTTTACTCCCCAGGCAGAAGAAGAGTTTGTCAAACAATATCGAACTTCTAGAAATAGAACTATCAGGGCAGTTAAATTTTTCTTAATACTGATTATTGTACCACTATTAACTCAGCATTTTTCTAAACAATTATTAGTCAACCCTGTGGTGAAACATTTCAGATACGAAAAAACGACGCAAATTTTTATCAATTCACTAATGGAGGAGAAAGCATTGAATGAATTAAAAACTTTTGAGCAAGGATTGAAATTTAGATCCCTCGTCCGTCAAGCACCAGAAATTTCATCTGAAAACTTTGAAGCAAATGTTAAAAATAAAGCGATTGAGATAGCAGAAGAATTCCGCAATAAAACTAACGGTGCTATCAGCAACTTATTTGCTGATTTTATATCACTGATTTCCTTTGCTATAGTAATTGTTCTGAGCAAAAAAGATATCATCTTTGTTCAGTCTTTTATAGATAAGCTTGTTTATGGTTTAAGTGACAGTGCTAAGGCTTTTTTAATTATTTTACTGACAGATATATTTGTAGGATTTCACTCTCCCCATGGCTGGGAAATTCTTTTAGAAGGTTTCGCAGAACATTTAGGTTTACCAGCAAGTAGAAATGGAATATTTTTGTTTATCGCTACATTTCCAGTAGTTCTAAACACAATATTCAAATACTGGATATTCAGCTATCTAAGTCGCTTATCTCCTTCTGCATTGGCAACATTAAAAGAGATGGATGAGTAG
- the rplU gene encoding 50S ribosomal protein L21: MTYAIIETGGKQIKVEAGRFYDIELLSTQPDEKVTIDAVLLVQHEGEVSIGQPRVAGATVEGTVMRHFRGRKVLVYKMKPKKKTRKKRGHRQETTRLLINSINLNGEVLAYQEAPITPEIPNTMDSIPEEAVAAE; the protein is encoded by the coding sequence ATGACCTACGCAATTATTGAAACTGGCGGTAAACAAATTAAAGTTGAAGCAGGTCGTTTTTACGACATTGAACTGCTGAGTACCCAACCAGATGAAAAAGTGACCATAGACGCAGTATTGCTGGTGCAGCATGAGGGCGAAGTCTCAATTGGACAGCCCCGAGTGGCAGGTGCGACGGTAGAAGGGACGGTGATGCGACATTTTAGAGGTCGTAAAGTCCTGGTTTACAAAATGAAACCTAAGAAGAAAACCCGCAAAAAACGCGGACACCGCCAGGAAACAACCAGACTTTTAATTAACTCCATTAACCTCAACGGTGAGGTTTTAGCATATCAAGAAGCGCCAATTACTCCAGAAATTCCTAATACTATGGATAGCATTCCTGAAGAAGCTGTTGCTGCTGAATAA
- the rpmA gene encoding 50S ribosomal protein L27 → MAHKKGTGSTRNGRDSNAQRLGVKRFGGQAVRAGNILIRQRGTKFHPGNNVGIGSDDTLFALVDGVVTFERKGKTRKQISVYPAVAAEAVAS, encoded by the coding sequence ATGGCTCACAAGAAAGGAACAGGTAGTACAAGAAACGGTCGTGACTCTAATGCTCAACGTCTGGGCGTAAAGCGTTTTGGTGGTCAAGCTGTGCGTGCGGGAAATATTCTTATCCGTCAGCGTGGGACTAAATTCCACCCTGGTAATAACGTTGGTATTGGCAGTGATGATACTTTATTTGCTTTAGTTGATGGTGTTGTTACTTTTGAAAGAAAGGGCAAAACCCGGAAACAAATCAGCGTTTATCCTGCTGTTGCTGCTGAAGCAGTAGCTAGTTAA
- the cruF gene encoding gamma-carotene 1'-hydroxylase CruF, translating into MKQLVIVERVCLIGHIVSMVFGLVGILLVIPNAELILSLSEVGQTVMQWSMAGGGVAYMILGAVGVFLYAYRTLGLGRALCFLLPSVLISLTSELLGTSTGFPFGNYSYLSGLGYKIAGLVPFTIPLSWFYVGCVSYLLARVGLEVDKKPSLFRHLGAIALGALLLTSWDFVLDPAMSQTSLPFWYWQQPGAFFGMPYQNFAGWMGTGSVFMTVAAVLWRNNPVKLERAQLNIPLVVYLGNFGFATVMSLAAGFSIPVLLGLVLGVAPAVALWLRGPGASTLVGVEPATKEVSVASVKVAFK; encoded by the coding sequence ATGAAACAACTAGTTATTGTTGAGCGCGTATGCCTGATTGGTCATATCGTGTCTATGGTGTTTGGACTAGTAGGGATATTATTAGTTATTCCTAATGCGGAATTAATTTTGAGCTTATCTGAAGTCGGGCAGACTGTCATGCAGTGGAGTATGGCAGGTGGGGGAGTGGCTTATATGATTTTAGGTGCAGTAGGTGTTTTCCTGTATGCTTACCGGACATTGGGTTTAGGTCGTGCTTTGTGTTTCCTGTTGCCTTCTGTATTAATTTCTTTGACTAGTGAGTTACTAGGAACCAGCACAGGTTTTCCTTTTGGTAACTACAGCTATTTGAGTGGCTTGGGTTATAAGATTGCGGGTTTAGTGCCGTTTACCATTCCCTTGTCATGGTTTTATGTGGGATGCGTTTCCTACCTGCTGGCGCGTGTAGGGTTAGAGGTAGATAAAAAGCCCAGTTTGTTCCGTCATCTAGGTGCAATCGCCCTTGGTGCTTTATTGCTGACTTCTTGGGATTTTGTCCTTGACCCGGCTATGAGTCAAACTTCTCTTCCCTTCTGGTATTGGCAACAACCAGGTGCTTTCTTTGGGATGCCTTACCAAAACTTTGCCGGTTGGATGGGTACTGGTTCAGTCTTTATGACAGTAGCGGCGGTGTTGTGGAGAAACAATCCAGTAAAATTAGAGCGCGCACAACTCAATATTCCTTTAGTTGTGTATTTGGGTAACTTTGGTTTTGCAACCGTGATGAGTTTGGCTGCGGGCTTCTCCATTCCTGTATTGCTAGGTTTGGTACTTGGCGTTGCACCTGCTGTAGCACTGTGGTTGAGAGGTCCTGGCGCATCCACTCTCGTAGGTGTTGAACCTGCAACCAAAGAAGTTTCCGTTGCCAGCGTCAAAGTCGCTTTCAAGTAA
- the cruG gene encoding 2'-O-glycosyltransferase CruG, with translation MIIESTISLLLLLIQVPATALLLSRLLKGPRRYPPLQPQQPTPDMLGRVSVIVPTLNEALRISPLLKGLSRQSYEVREVIVVDSRSQDGTPDLVQAAQQQDPRFRVITDDPLPSGWVGRPWALHNGFLFSSERSEWFLGMDADIQPNSGLVASLVKTAQTEGYDLVSLSPQFILKYPGECWLQPSLLMTLLYRFDPPGIYTEEAERVMANGQCFLCRRSVLASINGYMSAKSSFCDDVTLARNIAAAGFKVGFLDGAKLLKVRMYEGAMETWKEWGRSLDLKDASNRAQIWGDLWLLSAVQGLPLIILLAYLPMSSSPYLPISLVLGLNIFLLFIRFALLLVIAPSYDRKNAKGGWLFWLSPLADPLAVLRIFLSAFHTPREWRGRKY, from the coding sequence TTGATCATAGAAAGCACTATTTCCCTCCTATTACTACTTATTCAAGTACCAGCAACAGCACTTCTACTATCACGGCTACTTAAAGGACCAAGACGATATCCACCCCTGCAACCACAGCAACCAACGCCTGATATGTTAGGTCGTGTTAGTGTTATTGTGCCGACGTTAAATGAAGCATTACGCATTAGTCCGCTGTTAAAGGGGTTGAGTCGGCAAAGTTACGAAGTCAGAGAAGTAATTGTGGTTGATAGCAGATCCCAAGATGGCACTCCCGACTTGGTACAAGCTGCACAGCAACAAGATCCACGGTTTCGAGTGATCACAGATGATCCCTTGCCTTCTGGTTGGGTAGGTCGTCCTTGGGCGTTACACAATGGTTTTTTGTTTAGTTCCGAGAGAAGTGAGTGGTTTTTGGGTATGGATGCGGATATTCAACCCAATTCTGGCTTGGTGGCAAGTTTAGTCAAAACAGCCCAAACTGAGGGTTATGATTTGGTTTCTCTTTCGCCTCAGTTTATTCTCAAGTATCCAGGAGAGTGCTGGTTACAACCGTCATTGTTAATGACTCTTTTATATAGATTTGACCCTCCTGGTATTTATACAGAAGAAGCGGAAAGGGTAATGGCCAATGGGCAGTGTTTTTTGTGTCGTCGCTCGGTTTTAGCGTCTATAAATGGTTATATGAGTGCTAAGAGTTCGTTTTGTGATGATGTGACTTTGGCACGAAATATTGCGGCAGCTGGTTTTAAGGTGGGGTTTTTGGATGGGGCAAAATTGCTAAAGGTGCGGATGTATGAGGGGGCAATGGAAACTTGGAAGGAATGGGGGCGCAGTTTAGATTTGAAGGATGCGTCTAACCGTGCTCAAATTTGGGGTGATTTATGGCTATTATCAGCGGTGCAAGGTTTACCTCTGATCATTTTGTTAGCTTATCTCCCCATGTCCTCATCTCCCTATCTCCCTATTTCCTTGGTTTTGGGGCTGAATATATTTCTCTTGTTCATTCGCTTTGCTCTATTATTAGTGATCGCACCTTCTTACGACCGTAAAAATGCCAAGGGAGGTTGGTTGTTCTGGCTTTCCCCCCTGGCTGATCCTTTGGCTGTACTGCGAATCTTTTTATCTGCTTTCCACACTCCGCGAGAATGGCGAGGAAGGAAGTATTAA
- the rnhA gene encoding ribonuclease HI: MSTERIIQSIYTDGACTGNPGPGGWAVVVYFNDGSVHEMGDVSRHTTNNKMEMQAAIAALELFEKSGQTEPITLYTDSEYVINSVTKWMQGWKKKGWKKSDGNPVQNQDLLQTLDQLNSRLVKWQHVRGHSGNIGNERCDVIARSFASGKIPSLQQLSPANPYPTLTNTNQINVAKVCNSSINSTKINENISDSSNLSSDITTMEPSTASAATTNDEKPPEMRVSQLRNLVETLRVADEIAEKGYLITSSELADLMDVHASAVTSRGDQWRWRNWIVSRVRREGNQILWELERGDQIGTEAE, encoded by the coding sequence ATGTCTACAGAACGCATAATTCAAAGCATATATACTGATGGTGCTTGCACAGGCAACCCTGGTCCTGGTGGTTGGGCTGTAGTTGTTTATTTTAACGATGGTTCAGTTCACGAAATGGGTGACGTATCACGCCATACCACCAATAATAAAATGGAAATGCAAGCTGCGATAGCTGCCCTGGAACTATTTGAAAAATCTGGACAAACTGAACCCATCACCCTCTATACCGATAGCGAATATGTGATCAACTCCGTTACCAAATGGATGCAAGGGTGGAAAAAGAAGGGCTGGAAAAAGTCAGATGGGAACCCAGTCCAAAACCAAGATCTTTTACAAACTCTCGACCAACTCAACAGCCGACTCGTCAAATGGCAGCACGTGCGCGGACATTCTGGTAACATAGGTAACGAACGTTGTGATGTGATTGCTCGCTCCTTTGCAAGCGGTAAAATCCCATCTCTTCAACAATTATCCCCTGCAAATCCTTACCCAACCTTAACCAATACAAACCAAATCAATGTAGCCAAAGTGTGCAATTCTTCAATAAACTCTACGAAAATTAACGAAAACATCTCGGATAGCAGTAATTTGTCATCAGACATAACCACTATGGAACCATCTACAGCGTCAGCTGCGACCACAAACGACGAAAAACCACCTGAGATGAGGGTTTCACAACTCCGCAACTTAGTTGAAACTCTGCGGGTTGCTGACGAAATAGCAGAAAAAGGCTATTTAATCACTAGTTCAGAACTAGCAGACCTGATGGATGTCCACGCCAGTGCTGTCACCAGTCGAGGAGATCAGTGGCGTTGGCGAAACTGGATAGTTTCCAGAGTACGACGGGAAGGTAATCAAATTCTTTGGGAACTGGAACGAGGTGATCAAATAGGAACTGAAGCCGAATAA
- a CDS encoding DUF1499 domain-containing protein, which yields MYRLTALSQRLHSITFKIFLTLIISVILPGVTWVTGLGIDNGHLISCPASDNCVVSQNADANHNIEPITYHVDREKAKEVLLKVLTVVPRTEVIEQTDNYIHPLSKSRIFKFVDGVEFYLPVDESVIHIRSASRVGESDLGVNPRRMEQIRLAMRDLNI from the coding sequence ATGTACCGTCTAACAGCATTATCCCAGCGACTACATAGTATTACTTTTAAGATATTCTTAACCCTAATTATAAGTGTAATACTTCCTGGAGTAACTTGGGTTACTGGCTTGGGAATTGATAATGGTCATCTTATTTCTTGTCCAGCTTCAGACAACTGTGTTGTGAGTCAAAATGCTGATGCTAATCACAACATTGAACCAATTACTTATCATGTAGACCGTGAAAAAGCTAAAGAAGTTTTACTCAAAGTTCTCACTGTTGTTCCCCGTACAGAAGTTATAGAACAAACAGATAATTACATTCATCCTCTTTCTAAAAGCCGCATCTTCAAATTTGTGGATGGTGTAGAGTTTTATTTACCTGTGGATGAATCGGTAATTCATATCCGTTCAGCATCTCGTGTAGGAGAGTCGGATCTCGGTGTCAACCCCAGACGTATGGAACAAATTCGTTTAGCTATGCGTGATTTGAACATTTGA
- a CDS encoding 1-aminocyclopropane-1-carboxylate deaminase/D-cysteine desulfhydrase, protein MSSIFLPPAIQKINSQIADSVGVKLYVLRLDLMHSQVNGNKWFKLKYNLLSAKEKNVSTILTFGGAYSNHIFATAAAGNIFGFRTIGVIRGEETFPLNPTLSFAVEQGMQLVYCNRTTYRQRHTTQLQEDLKQRFDEVFIIPEGGCNLNGMRGCTEIMQNLELFDTICLACGTATTLAGIAISLHLKQKIIGFPILKGGEFLAAEIESLINNYLTSDLPALVNSPAPWELVCDYHFGGYAKVNQELIMFCQKFTQEHDIPLDYVYTGKMFYGVMNLLQQGFFQPGRLLLIHTGVLQGNQGINEKLLRKVFK, encoded by the coding sequence ATGTCGTCAATCTTTCTTCCTCCAGCTATACAAAAAATTAATAGTCAAATAGCTGATAGTGTTGGTGTTAAATTATACGTACTACGTCTTGATCTCATGCACTCACAGGTTAATGGTAATAAGTGGTTCAAATTGAAATATAACCTGTTGTCAGCTAAGGAGAAAAATGTATCCACTATACTCACTTTTGGCGGTGCTTATTCTAACCATATTTTCGCCACAGCAGCCGCAGGTAATATTTTTGGTTTTCGTACTATTGGGGTGATTCGTGGAGAGGAAACTTTTCCCCTCAATCCTACATTGAGTTTTGCGGTAGAACAAGGTATGCAGTTAGTATATTGCAATCGCACAACCTATCGACAACGCCATACAACTCAACTACAGGAAGACTTAAAACAACGGTTTGATGAAGTATTTATCATTCCCGAAGGTGGTTGTAACCTCAATGGAATGCGGGGTTGTACAGAAATAATGCAAAATTTAGAACTATTTGATACTATTTGTCTAGCCTGTGGAACAGCCACAACATTAGCTGGTATTGCCATATCATTACATTTGAAACAGAAAATAATTGGCTTTCCTATATTAAAAGGTGGAGAATTTCTAGCAGCAGAAATAGAGAGTTTAATTAACAATTATCTCACATCTGATTTACCTGCACTAGTTAATTCTCCTGCACCTTGGGAATTAGTATGTGACTATCATTTCGGAGGTTATGCAAAGGTAAATCAGGAATTAATTATGTTTTGCCAAAAATTTACCCAAGAACACGACATACCCCTAGATTACGTATATACGGGAAAAATGTTTTATGGAGTCATGAATTTACTACAACAGGGATTTTTTCAACCAGGTCGTCTACTATTAATACATACAGGCGTTTTACAGGGAAATCAGGGCATTAACGAGAAATTACTTAGGAAAGTATTTAAGTAA